DNA sequence from the Poecile atricapillus isolate bPoeAtr1 chromosome 4, bPoeAtr1.hap1, whole genome shotgun sequence genome:
GTCTAGTTCCCTTCCTTGCACCACTTAGTCTGGTTGAGAGTCTGGGAAGGTAATTCTGTTGAGCTAATTGACaataatattaaaaagtaattagAGTAATCAAAACTTGGTTGCATAAGGTGTgtgaaatatgtttttcttaCTACATCATTGCACAAGAGACAACTTTGCTAATCTAGCAAAACTGTAGCAATATCAAATCACTATATACTCAGATTAAACATAAGATACGTCTCTTTTTTAATTGAACTGATTTTTAGACTAGTTTACATAGAGAGAGGGCTggatttttcagcattttaaatgtttaaatgatAGGTTGGTATTTCTTGAAACACAGGCTGTAATTCACAGTGAATATCAAATCAAGAAGACACTGaagagtttggggttttttttaatatagacCCTTGCACATATTTAATATGTTATTAAAACTGTTAGATTTTGCAATTTTTCTGAGCTATGGCTCATCTACCTGGTATTTCTTTAGTAATGTATGTTCCTATTATAGAGAACATTAGTgtaagaaagaaaggaaatccaaTACCTTTGCTACCCCTTTTACTGTATTTTGCAGTATTTGGCCTATGCTTGAGtctcaatttaaaaaatgtttaatgcTCCTGTTTTCCACTTGGGCTGAAATGGGTCCTTGGGTCACACTAAAGCACGATAAGCATACAACACAACAAACTCAGTAGGACTGGGAAGGAAGGGGGTGGGCTGAAGTGGCCAACCTTAGCAGCAGTAATAGTCTGTTGTTTGGGTAGGATCTCCAGAAAAACACCTTCTAGAGTTTCCTGGGGAATGCTCCTTTCTAGAAGACTTTTCATGGAAATAATATGTTTCTGTACGCACAGCTGATGACCCTGAACATGGCTTTCCTTCCACTCATTTCCCATCCCTTTGGGGTACTGTGTCAGTAGTGGCTGGGAACACTTTCTCTGTAAGATAAAAAAGATTAATTCAGCCTGGCACTATTCAAGCTGTGTTACATCAAGGAAGACAGTGCCTTCCCCCCTTTACATGGCATGTTTCTAAAGGAGTCACACTCAAAGGTTCACAATATTGTTCATTTATTTGTTCCATCTGCACACAGCAGTATTTCAGGCAAATATTTTACCTGTACTAtgacaaataaaattattaccAGGGGTCAGAACTTAATAATCTGTTGTCACACAAGCTTTTAATCATCATCTTAATAATTCATCAGGCacaatttaaaaaggaaaaggaggctgGACACTTCtcatttaataattaattccCATGGAGCAGACTCAAAGATGAAGGGATAGGGTGATCAgtaagtaaatatttttcactgtcTCCTTTCTCTCTAGCTTAACTGAAAGAGCCCAACTACTGAAGAATGTTTTTAAGAAGAACCATGTGAACTTGTATCGCTCTGACTCTTTGCAACAAAACTTGCTCCGTAAGTGTTCgctgaaaaaaattagtatCCATTAATAACATAGCAGTAAAATTCTACCTTTCACTGCATTTGTTTATAGTAAAAGTGCAGTATCCTAAATCCATTAGTTCTTTGCCTGTGGTTAAGTTGCCCATCATACCTAAGGTACTGTGCAGAGCTCTTTCTGCTATCTTATAACGGCAAAATTCTGTAAGAGATGGCACAGGATTTTATTAACTGTTGAAAAGAGGTTTATTCccctctatttatttttgctaaGTAGCTTTTattaaagcttaaaaaaaaataaaaccgaTCAGAACTAATTTTGTTTCTACTTGGCTTTATATCTGCAGATGGCTATGCCTTCTCTCAAGATGAAAATGGAATTGTTTCCCAGTCTGAAGTAATAAGAGCTTACGATACCACAAAGCAAAGGCCTGAGGAATGGTGAAGGAACACAGCTGGAAAATTAGGCCTTAGTTGTAACTTTTGTGAGATAGGCTACTAGATCTTTGCTGGGAGCGGCAACCATGGTCCTGTTGTCAAACATTGAAAGATCTATGATGGTCTTCTTCCATAAAGTTTGGATTTGTGTATTCAGTAGACATAAGCACTGTGCAACTATACTGTAACACACCATCTTTAAATTTTTAACAAGTATTTGCTTAGCCTTTGTAAACAGATTGGAATTTATCTTGTATATTGCCAGCTTGCTTATTTTACAATGAAATTGAATTAATACTGGTCATATACTAGAAGGACAGTGGTCAGATTGCTAAACATACTTTACATTGACAGATCAACTAGCATCTGTGAAGGTTTTGAAGtgttaatatatttaaatacagtTGATAACAAGCCTTTGATTTCAACAagtgctgaaaaaaacccagtctcTTAATGGTGTTAATTCACCTTCTTTAAGAAAGATTTTGAGTCAAGATGCTCATAGATGTTTGTGTCAAACTAACCTTAAAACATTTGCCAAAGAAGTTCCATAAATGTTTTATGTTAGAAACAATTTGAAAGGAAACTATCTCCAGTCCTGATCTCAGAACTGCATGCTTGAGTCTCCACACTTGAGGAGAAAGTACAGTGAGTCTAATTTGAGTGGCCTTTTTGgcatttgctttcaaaattgCAAGTCTTTGCACCTTTGGCCTTATACAAGCTTTCCCCTTATTTTCATTTAGTATTGCATATGTTGAATATGGCTGCCAACTTGTATAATGGAGTACACATAATACTTTATTCAATTTTTAAGAATTGCTCTGCCTTACTTCCCTTTAGcaaacttaattatttttgtgatgCTTAGTTGTATCTGCTCATACTGTAAgttcaaaagaaaatttgtttgaacttattttttaaaattaatcaaattttcaacatttttataCTAAGATTATTTGAAATGCATAATTGAAATACAGAGCAAAGCATGCCCTTCGCTAGTCTGTGGTATGTACTGGTTTATTTGCACTAAAGTCACTTCCTATAAAGGTGTGAAACACATTGCAGCAGTCTCTACAACTTACTGGTCATGCAAAATACTTATATACTTTCACCTTTAATTAAAATGGAGAGGAAGTGACTGCGGAAATAGATACACACCCGgtatgaggggaaaaaaagaagaggaaggtaTTACATGAGAACATTGGGATacattctttaaatttttacaCTTGGTGTTTCTCAATTTACCATCCAAAAACCATCAGGTTTCAAACTAAGGAAAGCTACTTGAACTTTAAAATTTAGTTAATTCTTGGAACTCTTTAGTTCATATTTAATTCTGGATTTAAAAGCCACcataattacatttaaaaatgctattttctaTAGTAGCAGTTGGTTTTATTGTTAAGTAAATTTTTGTGCATTACATAGGAatgatctcttttttttctttcaatggAGATCAACCAGATGGAAAAGCAGAACGATATCCCCAGTGATCTATTAAATTAAGTATTTCCTCTTTGCTCTCCAAATCATAACAAGTATCCAGTCCCATCTTTTCTCTGCCCTCCTTCATTTGTCATATACTTACTGAAGGTGACTTTACCTCCTTGCCTTTCAGTTAGCTAGATGCCTAACATGTAATTAATCTCACTATCCAAGTTTCTTATTCTCCATTCTAAGAGAaacttaaaaatacacagagaaaGCCCAACAAAAGGCACCATGTGCAAGTACATATTTAGGAAGGTGGGAAGGCAGTCTGCATTTCATATGCGTGTTATGCAGTGTCTTCCTCTCACTTGCCCAGAGTGATCTTTAAACAGAAGGCACAAGGACAAAGGGAATGTATCCCACTAGAAGCAGTACTGCCAGTCAGTCATGCAGACAAGAACTGCCTTCAGAAAAGCCATTGCAGGCATAGATAAATAGATGGATCAATATGGGAGGGCCAAATCACTTGACCTAAGGCACGAAAAAATTTGGGGGCATGCCCCTTTCCTAAAACGGGGATCCCTGTTTTCTGTCATCCAAGGGACAATGACCAActtcaaaacatttctgaaattaaCCATGACAATGTTGCTCCTTTATAGTCTTTCAGTGAACTTAACTCATATAAAATTAATCTGTATGTACTCTCTTCATgggcaatttttttcctgttctaatTGGTTGAATTGGTAATTATGCAGATATGGATTAGAATACATTGTGAAATATATACTGTGAGATAGTTATATGATCTCTTATTCTtcatatgaaataaaattctgtctTACCATTGTAATACAGTTTGAAGAAAACAACACACAGTACATGCCAAATTAACTAccttaaaaaggaagaaagtgaCTATAACAGCTCTAAGATCCTAAATTTATACTAATTTAAAGGTTTGTAAGATAATCTTATCACAGCATTTCATGCTTACATCTTTTCAAAATCTGAAGCAGTACTTCacaaagtgcattttttttactattttgaTGACTTTTTCTCCTGTCCCTGTACTTTTTCTGATAATTAGTGGTTGAAAGATACCACTTcttaaaaacagcaaaaaagacAAATGTGGCAAAAATGGTGGGTTTTGATTACTCATacaattccattttaaaatacaagattATCTTAGCTATGTGTGCCCATTTTTAAATCAGACCAAGAATACAATATGCACTTTATTTTCATGTTAAGTACACAGTAATATAATCTATTTCCATTCTGTTAGTATGTCATACCTTTGTTAAAATAAGGGGATTCTGCTGATGtttgtttaaaggaaaaacacaaaagagTTGAGGCGGAAATGCTTATAACAATGCCTCTGTTCTTACTGTTCGAAAGTTCAAAAGTGTATTAAATAGAGAGTTCACATGGactttttcatctgtttcatGTGCACTGCAAGTTAGTATTAAAAATTGCCATCTAAAAGATGAACTTGTGCCACTAAAAAATCGGGTATCTTATATAAATACTTTtgcttgattatttttaaatatatacatacatatatatatataaattattcaaAAGAGTAACTGGAAACAAATTTTAACAAACCTATTGACAATTTGTATCTGGAATTTTTTCTTGccatttcctaatttttcacatatttttgcAAAGCAATTTCAACAGATTTATACTTAGTCATCATTCTATTTGtataaaatgagaaataaaatattttgaaacactaAGAGATAGCTGAAGATTCCTATATGTCCACCTGCATCCATAAAATTCACCTTGTTACAAAGATGAGCATTAAGTGTCTTAAGATGTGTATCATGACATTTGAACTCATCTGGAATGATGAGTAATTTGGAATATGTGTTAAATTTAAGGAGAAaagttctttcccttttttcttgtgTATTGTGTAAAAGCAGTTGTAGTTCTGATGAATTTATCATTCTGTCTGCATGAGGCACTATTTCTAAGTGTTCTGAGGCGATGCATGGTGGTTGTTGATCCCTTGTTGTTTTTTAATGCCTTCGTTAAAAGTCTGCTCATAATATATCGAGAAGCTAGCGCTGTGTAAGCAAATGAGTTTGTCAGTTCAGCTTCCTTGGTATTGGATGTTTTCACTGGTTACAAAACTCAACAAATGAGTTTCTCCTTCCCCCTCGCTGCCCTCGCTCCCCCAGTTTCCTTGCTGTTAACCAATAGATCTTTATTAAACAAAGGAATATTTTAGCATTCCAAACCTGGTTCCTGCTTATGCAAACCACTGCTCATACAGGGTTCAACTGGACTGCTTTTGAGTGTAAGGACTGCTCATCTGAGCAATGATGTGCAAAGTTGGGCACTTTTCAGGGTTGATactgaaataaaagtatttccaGAGTGTGATTTGTAATTGCAAAGCTGTGACCAGaacaagtttggttttttttaaagtcatatTTTATGGTGTTTCTTTAATGTAGCATAGAAGCCATAAATGCATTAATATTGTTTTTCTACTTCAACATAGTTTTTCATTACGATTTTCAGTGTTTGATATGTATGAACCGCTGCAGAAAGCGGTCAGCGTGAAATAGCAAAATTTGCATTCAAGATAAACCGAGGTTTTACAGCTCCACTAAGCCATTACTGCTGAAACTGTTGTGGAAATTATGAAGCTGCATGAATGAAGATTTTTTGACTCGGTATTTATGGTAGTTTCTCAGGTTTAGTTTTAACTGGATGTTAAATGCACTGTGTTTTCTAAATAGTTCTTTTAGTAACACATTCAGTTCTATGCAGTGTTAAATGTCATTTGGCATTTGGTGAATGTGCATGTTTTGAACtgcaaattttaaatgttttgtcttttaattgTTAAAAGATGAATAAACTTTGCCATTAAATTAAGAAGCTTTGTTGACTTGATTGGTTGAAAACGCTAGGGATTCCTTTCAGAGGAAAACATATCTCATCATTCTTGGGTTTGTATTCTTTAAAATGAGACATACCAGAAATAGATATCATATAGACATCAAATGTCATAGAGTCCttacattttaaatgtaaactcaaaaagtagaaaatttgttttaggtttgtttggggtgttttttgagCACCTATTTTGAGATGTCTTTTTCAGTTCCCAtgtgaagtttaaaaaaatttaaaaaaaaaacaaaacaaaaagcacaggAGCCTGCAATTTCATTACTTCCAGCCAAGCCTTAACATAATCTGACCCTATTTTGAAAGAGAAGTATGCAGTGCAAGAATGATGAGTAAGAATAAGGAAATGTCATTTCTCAGACAACAGTGGTAAATATTGTATCCTTTGGCTTTGATAATAGCTGGTATTTCTTTCCTCTAACGGAGCccaccactgaaaaaaaatcaatatatcCAAACTTTAACTGAATTTTGGTTGTAGATGGGTGActgatttttatatatacactggacaatgaatttattttgtatCTTGTCCAAGCAGGTTCAATAATACATGCATCTTAGATGGTGTTAGTTTCACAAGATCCAGTCTGTAGTAGCAGAGCTGTTTAAGGATATTCCACCTCGTAATATTTTACCACTTCAATTATACTGGCAGTCATGAGGCCATTGAAATCATTCCGTTTATAATCCAGTTTGTAATGATCCAGGCTTCCTCTCAgatcctttcccttctttcttacaccaaacattatttttcagctaaaataatttcactAACCTGATTTATACCCGAATTTGCACAAGTCATAGatggaaagaataaaaagaacagaaaggcATTTCCTTGTCTGCCTTTGCTAATGAAAACAGGATAGCGTGGAATTACGGCCTCGGTGTAACTGTGAGTCAAAAACTTTACGTGATATTGTGGAGCAGTGGCTCCCTCAAAAGCAGACACATTGCTCAGAGGAGTTCAAGTCCAGACAGCACATTGCAATACACAGCgaaacagcactgaaaatcaACTTCATCTCCTTAATGTTCCTTAGTGTCCTTATGTCAAGCTGTACCTAACTGAGCAGTAATGacaaaatacttttgaaattgtcaccttttttttattccacTGGGATTAGTATTACAAATAATCCATGAGTTTACATAGCCACATACTGTACTGCTTACCTAGTTTCAAACAGAATCCTTCAGACATTCTTGCAAGTACTTGTAATGTTTTCCCTAGCACTAGAAAGTCTTGATGCATTTTGGAGATACATGCTTCAGAATCCCAAATTGtggaaacacaaaacaaatgGCATGCCACTATTGCTCATTATCCACAGAAGGCTTGGGTTTCATCTAAGTCATTACCAGTTAATGGCAATCAAAGCATACAGTAATTAATTTAATGAGTGTGACTAttctttcattttgattttagAACAGTGTAGTGCTAGTAAAAGGAGTATAAACTGAGTTCAGAATTCCAAAAGAAATAGTTAAATCTACTTTGTTAATATGGCAGTAAAGTACTGCCTGTAAATGTTACTTCTGATAGCAAGCAATTGCTTTCAGTTCAAGCATACATCCAGCCCTTCAAACCATTTCATTAGTCATTAAAGTGCTATCACAATATGATTTCTGTTCTGTCTGCAAGTTTTAGGAAAATTTCCTGTTCCTATAAATCATAGGAGTATCTAATGCCAAAAGGCTCTTTCCATTATGAAGGAAATTCAGCATTCTAGCCTGCACACCAAATCCATCTGGGTTGGAAACTACTGGCACAGGCAAAAGCGTTTCTATCCATGGGTTGTATTCTGGCCacctcctttcctctcccttcaGCTATATAGGTCACTGCTGCTGTAACTACATGAACAATaatagattttttatttatttatagtttCTTCATTGTCTATTTGCAGATGGTGCATAATCCCTACATTTACAGGTAGCCCAGCAAAGCTATTTTAACTACACCTGATCTTTCCCACCCTAAGAACCACATCTGCAGGATTTGTTGCAGTCTGGCTACTGATCTGTGAAGCACTTAGCACTCTATAAACTTACAGACTTATGTAAGTCTGATTCAATTAAATTATTCCTGTGTGTCAAGTTCTTCAACtatgaggaagaaaagaagtgGCTCAGAGGGGTCTTCCCTGCTAGGCTGAGTTTCTTGCTACACAGCAAACTTCACAGCTCTCCTTAGGCTGAATAATCATTAAAATCTAAGGCTGCATGCAAGCGTAGCAAAAATCTGTCGCTATGTTAAAACATTAATAAGTGACTGCAGAGCCCTCTGAGACCATGGCAGTGAAGCAGCCTGGCCTGTACAGCACCAAATGCTAACGGGCAGTGACTGAGCCAAACTCACACCTTTGCTGTGTACAGTCTTCGAGGAAAACGCTCAATTTCAGCCACTCACCACCTGTGTCAGTGGCTCTGATGACTCTTTAAAAGTACAGAAATTGCCCCTTCTTACTTAAACGTGATCACGTTCCTGCTTCCGGAACAGGTCTGTGCTGCCTTGGTTTATTAGATAAAGATCTCTTCTAATTGCAAATTTACTATAATTTGCAAAAAAACACAGTTGCATTGGTTTGTTTCTGCTGTATACAGGAGTGATCAGCATGTCTTGCAGTGTGCTTCTGAACAAGACAGCTGATACCTCTTGAAATATTCAATGATTTTTCAAAAAGTTACTTGACGAACAGTCCCATTCATAGCCGTTCAAAATATGCAGTGAAGAGTCCTATGAAAGCTCATCAAAGGCAAGCAAAAATTTTCTTGCCCCCTTCCTTGAAGACTGTTTCTACAATCAAATTACAGGTCAGAATACTTAACTTTCAATTAATTTCCCGAATACTCAAAATCTAATTTTTAGTATCTTGCAAAACATATACACAGCTGTGTATCACAATTTGGGTTGTAATTAACGATTACAGCATTCAAGCTAGAGCCTATTACTTAGAACATCATTGTATATAACTTGTCTTTCTGCTTAGAAACTGCTTTTCTAGCAGTAATGTCGGCTTGATTATGATGCTAATTGTGCAGcaaaaaacttattaaaagggttattttggaatatttttctcataACTACTGATCACTAGATATTTGctacaaaaaaaattgttcaacTCTTGAGAAAGAACTAATGAAGCTTTTCTAAACTACTTGTTAAATAGGTCAGCTATAATGCACTTCAACAGATCCTACACACAGGGAGTTTGAGACTGATAAAATAAGAAAGCTCAGCCTTTGATATTGTGGATTCTGACCCACAGAATGACTTTgttttttcacaaaaataagTATACAGAGAAGCCCTTTAATGactgcttggggtttttttcttgtgtattttccatttccttacTGCATGTATTTGGttcagatgctttttttttcttcttccatttggtttgttggtttaCTTAGGTGAAGGAATGTAGAAGGGCAAACAGAATTTATTCCTAGCGCAGGATGTTTAATCCAAAATACCCAACTAATCAGTGTCGTTTTCACCACTTTTTCATCACAGCTGCATGTAAAAGACATAAATGAATCTATTAGTTTGCTATATAGTCAGAATTTTGTATATTAAATCTGCACGACAGGTGCAGTTAAAATTGTaaatcatttttaaaagcagaataaactattttaacaggaaaaaaaaagttacaccAACCAAATTCAACAAATACTACCTGTACAGAGTCATACTAATGACACAACATTTCAACCACACAGTTTATTGGTAATTTTTTAGGGTGTTGCTACTAAATAATTAGTGATGgtgtaaatacattttaaattacaaacTTGTCTTCAAGTTTTATACATGGCTAATTTTACAAACAGAACTTCATAATCAGTTTGTCCAACTTACACTTGCTGAGCAAAAAGCTGACAATAAATACTTCCCTCTGAAGAATGCTTTAGTAGAACActatttttagaattttatgTGGAGAAGTTATCAGTGATATTGCTGAACAcattctgctttcctcatagATAATTTGGCTGTGTGGGACTGACTGATCTTCAACTAGGCTAATTAGTACTCGTTTTATCTACCATTGTCAAAGTTTACTAATACAAATAGGCAGTGTAAGTTCAGGTAGattatgtgtatttttaaaaaacctctGCATTTTGATATCTATTAAGATTCTTCCTCTTACTTCCATTGCTCATGGAAGTGGTAAGCAGTTGGATGTTTTCAAGGACCCTCTTTAGTATTACTCCTCTCTTACTTCTCAGGCTTATTGCTGCTTTATAGAACTAGTCTTATTATTATCAGTGGAATGCAGCTACTGTTTGTTAACTAAATTAACTGCATTAGGGTAAAATGTCATTTATAACACCTTTGTCCCAACATGGTTCTTCTACTTGTCTCTGAACACATTCTGTACAAATTAGGCAGAGCAGTCCGGTTTTAGAGCAACTATTTGAAGTGTTTTACAATTCCTTTTTAAGCGAGATCCAAGTCTGGGAAATGCAATCTCAAGTGAGACCCCTCACTTTTTGAGGGCAACTCACCCACAGGAACAGTTCTGACTTCTGCAGCCACAGAGCACATCAGTGTGACacccaacagcagcagcccctgtggTTGCAAAGGCTGTGCTACTTCTGCACAACTTCTTTCAGCTCTGAGTAAAATCagagcagctcttcccagccagggcaggctcTGGCTGGAGAGGATACCCAAAGTACGGCGGAGACACCAGGAATCCTGATGGCTGGGTCAGGTGGACTGCATGGGCTGTCTGGAAGCAGCCAGATGTGTACGGTGGAGGTGAGGAGGCCACAAGGCACCCTGGCTCTGCCCGGGGGAAGGAGAACCTGCGAACTGAGCTGCCGGTCGAACTGGAACTTGTCGCTGTACTGGACTGCCTGGATGGTGTCCTGAAGCTTGTGGAGGCCAAGATCATGGGAAGAGTCTCGGTCTGATAGCTCCGTAGAGAAAATTGTATTGGCTGTGATGGTTGTTTAGGTCTTAAACATGTGCAGCAATAAACTGCTACCAGCGAGCCCACGATAATGAAGGCAATAAATATTGATCCAACAATGAGGAATGGAACGTAGATTGGttctgggagaaaaaagaagaagaaaagccctGCAAATTAGTACTTAACTAACAAGTCTTCTGTGTAGAAATAAACTCCAGTGTTTATGAAGCCCCACATCATTTCAGTCCCAATAACATATCAATCTGCTCAGAAGACAAAGCACCATTATCACTGAAACAAAATCAGACTTTAAACCCTGTAGGTTCCagtaaaaatttctttctgttgaCAGTTTTAATAGCTACCAAAGGTAAAAGCTGTCTGCATCGTGTCCCGTTCTCTGGTTCTTCTTAGGTATAGCTCAAGAATCTCactcctctccccctccctcaATCCCCCAAATCGCCGGGACTGTCCAGTGTAACAGTTTGAATCTGCAGGCGAAGCCCAAATGCTGCAGATGCTGTTAAATCTCTTCCTTTCCTAAGGTGGAAGATAAGCGCAGAACGTGTGCATAGGAAAACGAGTCTTGGTATACACTGCCggatttcttttgtttgggAAACTGACGGCCACTCGCACGGTGGGGCTGTGCATGCAGAGCACCGGGGCCCACTCACCCCTCCGGGAGCAGTAAAGTTAGACAGACATGGCAGAATTTGCCTGCGCGAACTTAAAATGCAAGCGCGCCTTCCAGTCAGGAGGGATCCTGTTGCCGGTGCCCTCGGGAGCGCGGAGCTGCGGCCCCCGCGCACCCCGGGCTCCCGCTCTGTCCCGGCGCCACCTCCTGAGCGCACCTGGAGCCGCGCCCGCCTGCAGCCCACCCTCCGGGACGGGACAGGGACCCCGCAGCCCAGCGGGGGTGGCACGGGGCTCGGCCCGGGAAATGCTCCGCGGGCACCGCCTCCCGCCCGCCTCGGCACCCGCAGCCGGCCACTCACGGGCGGTGACTCCCGGCTCCGAGGGTTCCCGGTCGTTGGTGCAGCCGCCCTGCTCCAGGCGAGCCTCGGCGGCGGCGCAGCAGTAGCGCAGAGCGCAGGAGCCGCAGCAGATGGTGGCGACCGCCGTGTCGAAGCCCTCGGGGCACTGGAAGCCCTCGTGGTAGCCCCCCTGCCCGTCCACCCAGCCGTGGCAATACTCGCCGCCGCCGGGCtggcccccgccgccgccgcccagcagccccagcaggaggcagcgcagcagcagccccggcagcgc
Encoded proteins:
- the SHISA3 gene encoding protein shisa-3 homolog; the encoded protein is MAGRRRALPGLLLRCLLLGLLGGGGGGQPGGGEYCHGWVDGQGGYHEGFQCPEGFDTAVATICCGSCALRYCCAAAEARLEQGGCTNDREPSEPGVTAQPIYVPFLIVGSIFIAFIIVGSLVAVYCCTCLRPKQPSQPIQFSLRSYQTETLPMILASTSFRTPSRQSSTATSSSSTGSSVRRFSFPRAEPGCLVASSPPPYTSGCFQTAHAVHLTQPSGFLVSPPYFGYPLQPEPALAGKSCSDFTQS